One stretch of Podospora bellae-mahoneyi strain CBS 112042 chromosome 2, whole genome shotgun sequence DNA includes these proteins:
- the FAT1_1 gene encoding long-chain fatty acid transporter fat1 (COG:I; EggNog:ENOG503NU8V): MASLALTAAGVAAGSAYLNARLSLSHDLLFARIAGSSVINIIKAVRSGKINFFYVLEKQALDTSSANRPFMLFEGRSWSYKETYDNVLQWGTWLREVKGVKKGDIVVLNYQNSAMFMILWFSIWSVGAKPAFINYNLRDQALTHCLKESTARLALVDPHVSDALTDDVREKMAGMEFIVTGDDVQREVHKVRGTRGDDELRKEDDYVAMAILIYTSGTTGMPKPAVVSWAKIFTAIGLCSKGTGMKKDDVFYTCMPLYHSSASCLGVCSVLFTGATLSIGRKFSTKTFWKEVRETKSTIIQYVGETCRYLTVAPPEIDPVTGENLDKKHHVRVAFGNGLRPDVWDKFKERFAIDTIYEFYAATEGALGLWNLSRNAFGKGAIGRYGALSTLFLGLRSAIVKIDDETEEPWRDPQTGFCQRVKSGDVGEFLVSLPADDVNKRFQGYFGNQKATNFKIMRDVFKKGDAWFRSGDVLRWDSDGMIFFSDRIGDTFRWKSENVSTAEVSQAMGLHPNVLESNVYGVQLPNHDGRAGCAAIAFDSPNLSRELMASLAKHAREKLPRYAVPLFLRVVKGVGEQTTGTNKQQKHHLRQQSVNPSKVQGDALFWLKGDTYEPFGETQWKELEGGKVKL; this comes from the exons ATGGCCTCTCTCGCTCTTACCGCGGCAGGTGTGGCGGCAGGCTCGGCCTACCTCAACGCCCGTCTCTCGCTCTCCCACGATCTCCTTTTTGCCCGCATTGCCGGGTCATccgtcatcaacatcatcaaggccgTCCGGTCCGGAAAGATCAACTTTTTCTACGTTCTCGAGAAGCAGGCACTCGACACCTCGTCTGCCAACCGCCCGTTCATGCTCTTTGAAGGCCGATCGTGGAGTTACAAGGAGACATATGACAATGTTTTGCAGTGGGGCACCTGGCTTCGGGAGGTGAAGGGAGTCAAGAAGGGGGATATTGTCGTCTTGAACTACCAGAACTCAGCCATGTTCATGATTCTGTGGTTTTCCATCTGGAGTGTCGGGGCGAAGCCGGCTTTCATCAACTACAACCTGCGGGATCAGGCTTTGACACATTGCTTGAAGGAGAGTACAGCAAGGCTGGCGTTGGTTGATCCTCATGTGTCTGATGCGCTGACGGACGATGTAAGAGAGAAGATGGCGGGCATGGAGTTTATCGTTACGGGAGATGATGTTCAACGGGAGGTTCATAAGGTACGGGGGACGAGAggcgatgatgagctgaGGAAGGAAGACGACTATGTCGCCATGGCTATTCTAATCTACACCAGTGGGACGACAGGCATGCCCAAGCCTGCTGTGGTCAGTTGGGCCAAGATCTTTACCGCCATCGGGCTGTGTTCCAAGGGTActgggatgaagaaggaCGACGTCTTCTACACG TGCATGCCTCTCTATCACAGCTCTGCCTCGTGTCTGGGTGTCTGCAGCGTCTTGTTTACTGGAGCAACGCTCTCCATCGGCAGGAAGTTTTCTACAAAGACGTTCTGGAAAGAGGTGCGCGAGACCAAGTCTACCATTATCCAGTATGTGGGCGAGACATGCCGATACCTGACAGTTGCTCCACCGGAGATCGACCCGGTTACTGGAGAGAACCTGGACAAGAAGCACCATGTCCGAGTCGCCTTCGGTAACGGACTTCGGCCAGATGTCTGGGATAAGTTCAAGGAGAGGTTTGCTATAGAT ACAATTTATGAGTTCTATGCGGCAACTGAAGGAGCGCTAGGGCTTTGGAACCTGAGCCGTAATGCGTTTGGCAAAGGCGCCATCGGTCGATATGGTGCCCTTTCCACGCTCTTCCTCGGGCTTCGTTCAGCCATTGTCAAGATTGACGATGAGACAGAGGAGCCCTGGCGTGATCCCCAGACTGGCTTCTGCCAACGCGTGAAGAGCGGCGATGTGGGCGAGTTCTTGGTCAGTTTGCCTGCTGACGACGTCAACAAGAGATTCCAGGGGTATTTTGGCAACCAGAAGGCGACAAACTTCAAGATCATGAGGGACGTGTTTAAAAAGGGGGACGCATG GTTTCGGTCTGGAGACGTGCTCCGCTGGGACTCGGATGGCatgatcttcttctccgacCGTATCGGCGATACATTCCGTTGGAAGAGTGAAAATGTGTCCACCGCCGAGGTATCACAGGCGATGGGACTTCATCCCAATGTTCTGGAATCCAACGTCTATGGTGTCCAACTACCGAACCACGACGGTCGAGCAGGCTGTGCAGCCATTGCCTTTGACAGTCCAAATCTGAGCCGTGAGCTGATGGCTAGCTTGGCCAAACATGCGCGGGAAAAGCTACCCCGTTATGCGGTGCCTCTGTTCCTGAGAGTGGTCAAGGGCGTTGGTGAGCAGACAACAGGCACGAATAAGCAACAGAAGCATCATTTAAGGCAACAGAGTGTCAATCCGAGCAAGGTTCAGGGCGATGCTCTCTtttggttgaagggggaCACATATGAGCCATTTGGGGAGACACAGTGGAAGGAACTGGAGGGTGGAAAGGTGAAGCTGTAA
- a CDS encoding hypothetical protein (EggNog:ENOG503PGI5), with protein MLSNVVLVLGLAASGILGQITLTPSTVRTGRPGLPTETQTVTATVTKTETDVKTTTATATSTLTLPAPPASTVSVTVVRTITTVSTTTATDTRTITSATTAVSTVKQTITATVTQTSTSTLTKPCGAACPTITQTATACRSCFVPQCTTTSVLTRPCGCDGPLPTAAVSFPCSDPNACNNIGCTTVYAIQTARC; from the exons ATGCTTTCCAACGTTGTTCTTGTCCTCGGTCTCGCCGCCAG CGGCATTCTCGGCCAAATTACCCTGACACCATCCACCGTCAGGACTGGTCGGCCTGGTCTTCCAACAGAAACACAGACTGTGACGGCTACTGTCACCAAGACCGAGACCGATGTCAAGACCACaacagcgacagcgacgTCAACACTCACCCTTCccgctcctccagcttccaccGTCAGTGTTACTGTCGtccgcaccatcaccactgtCAGCACCACGACGGCAACTGACACCCGCACCATCACAAGCGCCACCACTGCTGTATCTACCGTCAAGcaaaccatcaccgccaccgtGACGCAAACCTCAACTTCGACTCTTACCAAGCCGTGTGGTGCGGCCTGCCCGACGATCACCCAGACGGCCACGGCGTGCAGAAGCTGCTTCGTCCCTCAGTGCACCACGACGTCCGTTCTGACCCGTCCTTGCGGATGTGACGGTCCTCTTCCCACGGCGGCCGTTTCGTTCCCTTGCTCTGATCCCAACGCGTGCAACAACATCGGGTGCACCACTGTGTATGCCATTCAGACCGCCAGGTGCTAG
- a CDS encoding hypothetical protein (EggNog:ENOG503P43I; BUSCO:EOG09263817; COG:S), which produces MSSRNRNSRGPNRNSGSTQGEEAAIWSNIKEELRTMIEGVNNSNDELRGILAQEKYISKSKSSKDSSSIDIGAEEAKLDALLRSGVKGADVSKQQIDSLIETVTILRALVKAKEDAESQSAGTSSLGGRERPSGLLSSGARSSSARGLGQREKEREREKEREREREREKDRDKDPGSVYEFDGAGDSPVPSPAGNHTRKLGGSVGGSDRSANRDSVPPRGDRDTPGKADSVPPDGGLGTGTALQRARNVFLRGQDVVFKPKPTTSADSTEWMLGKVQQVLGEGKSRRYKVQDADPDLPPDQRVEYRTSASSMIPLPPPGADLPELEKGKTVLALYPDSTMFYKAEVMGAEASTGKVSLRFEGEENSVTLQLVDRRFVVDFRN; this is translated from the coding sequence ATGTCTTCTCGGAACCGGAACTCGCGTGGGCCGAACCGGAACAGCGGCAGCACCCAAGGTGAAGAGGCCGCCATCTGGTCAAACATCAAAGAGGAGTTGCGCACCATGATTGAAGGAGTCAACAATAGCAACGATGAACTCAGAGGAATTCTAGCCCAGGAGAAGTACATTTCGAAATCCAAGTCATCCAAAGACAGCAGTTCCATTGATATCGGCGCTGAAGAGGCCAAGCTGGATGCCCTGCTCCGCAGTGGCGTTAAGGGCGCCGACGTGTCGAAGCAGCAGATTGATTCTCTCATCGAAACCGTCACCATTCTGCGGGCCTTGGTGAAGGCTAAGGAGGACGCCGAGTCCCAGTCTGCTGGGACGTCGAGCTTAGGGGGCAGGGAACGACCCAGCGGATTGCTCTCTAGTGGGGCCAGATCAAGCTCTGCGAGAGGTTTGGgccaaagagaaaaggaaagggagcgtgaaaaggagagggaacgtgagagagaaagggaGAAGGACCGCGACAAAGATCCAGGATCTGTCTATGAATTTGATGGAGCTGGAGACTCGCCGGTTCCGTCTCCGGCTGGCAACCATACCCGGAAGCTGGGTGGGAGCGTTGGAGGGAGCGACAGGTCTGCCAACCGGGATAGTGTTCCCCCACGAGGAGATCGTGACACGCCAGGCAAGGCGGATAGCGTTCCCCCTGATGGCGGCTTGGGAACTGGAACGGCGCTGCAGCGAGCACGCAATGTGTTTCTACGAGGACAGGATGTGGTGTTCAagcccaaaccaaccaccagTGCGGACAGCACCGAGTGGATGTTGGGAAAGGTGCAGCAAGTTCTAGGCGAGGGCAAGTCACGACGATACAAGGTGCAGGATGCTGATCCGGACCTCCCACCAGACCAGAGGGTTGAATATCGCACTAGTGCCAGCAGTAtgatccccctccccccacctgGGGCTGATCTTCccgagctggagaagggaaAGACAGTGTTGGCGCTCTATCCAGATAGCACCATGTTTTACAAGGCTGAGGTCATGGGCGCGGAAGCGTCGACTGGAAAAGTAAGCTTGAGatttgagggcgaggagaacAGCGTGACGTTGCAACTGGTGGACCGCCGATTTGTGGTGGATTTTCGAAATTGA
- a CDS encoding hypothetical protein (EggNog:ENOG503PCN0; COG:S), producing the protein MAIDLGYGKHVWQIPFRNLNDMFLIGQITVTLAICSQAWSKTSFAISLLMIHDGIHGKTRVFIWFAIVSMNMLFGVSAMLFWVGCTPLEKAWHPFMRGTCWSPNVVITYGIFASAYSGVMDLVLAIIPWKIIMNLQMQTREKIGVALAMSMGVFAAASAFIKCSSLPELGGRDFPHDGVTLVIWGNAEAAVTIMAASVPMLRALVRTVRPSRRRNYYSSYSRSRRTERSSRRVYYNKPRRDLVTMTGSTWTRGSSSRT; encoded by the exons ATGGCCATCGACCTCGGCTACGGCAAGCATGTCTGGCAAATTCCCTTTCGAAACCTCAACGACATGTTCCTCATCGGGCAGATCACCGTCACGCTCGCCATCTGCAGCCAAGCCTGGTCCAAGACCTCGTTTGCCATCTCACTTCTCATGATCCACGATGGCATACACGGCAAGACCAGGGTGTTTATCTGGTTTGCCATTGTGAGCATGAACATGCTGTTTGGCGTGTCGGCCATGCtgttttgggttgggtgCACGCCGCTGGAGAAGGCGTGGCATCCGTTCATGAGAGGGACTTGTTGGAGCCCGAATGTGGTTATCACTTATGGAATCTTTGCTAGTG CTTACTCTGGTGTGATGGATCTGGTTCTGGCTATTATTCCCTGGAAGATTATCATGAACTTGCAGATGCAGACAAGAGAGAAGATTGGTGTGGCGTTGGCGATGAGTATGGGTGTTTT TGCTGCCGCGTCAGCTTTCATCAAGTGTTCGTCACTGCCCGAGCTGGGAGGTCGTGATTTTCCAC ACGACGGGGTCACACTCGTAATATGGGGTAATGCCGAGGCAGCAgtcaccatcatggccgcATCAGTGCCAATGCTTCGTGCATTGGTACGAACTGTCAGGCCTTCGCGACGAAGGAACTATTACTCAAGCTACAGCCGTTCGAGACGGACTGAGCGGTCGTCCAGGAGGGTTTACTACAACAAACCAAGGCGAGACTTGGTGACCATGACTGGGTCGACGTGGACACGTGGATCGAGCAGCAGGACGTAG
- a CDS encoding hypothetical protein (EggNog:ENOG503NUA9; COG:S) produces the protein MTTTGTGQQSASASDPTSDGRTFQDPKKYLLPNDKQEKERLAKQHPAARVTGIDIDSITPAITPVPSNCTFQSNIDAQDGPWSFAPDTKFDFVHFRMILSCFNQPTQVFRSVYENLAPGGYVEIQDLCVEIHSPDGSASGTSFEKIVDMFNQGSLKSGISMTKSKNYKKWLQEIGFVDVEERLAEPGLPTTGWHENERDREIGEMGSVSIQTFIRKGMPAYLRAAGLDEAGLQELTEKAVAELKSGEVKAYYPFYVVYGRKPLD, from the exons ATGACCACAACCGGGACTGGACAGCAGAGCGCATCCGCGTCTGACCCAACGAGCGATGGACGAACATTTCAAGACCCCAAAA AGTATCTGTTGCCAAATGATAAGCAGGAAAAGGAACGCCTCG CAAAACAACACCCAGCTGCCCGCGTCACCGGCATAGACATCGACAGCATCACCCCCGCCATCACTCCCGTCCCCTCCAACTGCACCTTTCAAAGCAACATTGACGCCCAAGACGGCCCCTGGTCCTTCGCCCCGGACACCAAATTCGACTTTGTCCACTTCCGCATGATCCTCAGCTGCTTCAACCAGCCCACGCAGGTCTTCCGATCCGTCTACGAGAACCTCGCCCCCGGAGGCTACGTCGAGATTCAAGACCTCTGCGTCGAGATCCACTCCCCAGACGGCTCCGCCTCGGGCACGTCATTTGAAAAGATTGTTGATATGTTCAATCAAGGTTCCCTCAAGTCTGGTATCAGCATGACCAAGTCCAAAAATTACAAGAAGTGGCTTCAGGAGATTGGATTtgtggatgtggaggagcGGCTGGCGGAGCCGGGCTTGCCGACGACGGGATGGCATGAGAATGAGAGGGATAGGGAGATTGGCGAGATGGGGAGTGTCTCGATTCAGACATTCATCCGAAAGGGAATGCCGGCTTATTTGAGGGCTGCGGGGTTGGACGAGGCTGGTCTCCAGGAGCTGACGGAGAAGGCGGTGGCCGAGTTGAAGAGTGGTGAGGTGAAGGCGTATTATCCTTT CTACGTCGTTTATGGCAGGAAGCCTTTGGATTGA
- a CDS encoding hypothetical protein (EggNog:ENOG503P45X) — protein MTFFEHCDLDQRFTLSKSSWTPRGQYALVFDFDQRRAIKLYMNEDTSDEDVVFKIMAKFVDSGAIRSDSVWIQVSPDGNELIDQGSEVEEDYTMIPCYWTRDQFPPALPSIRRSDLVELDRLGLQVDRVAYDIPEGHTKEATFKYLVYENNIGAFWEEVNCIIGMHARGTHPNIVSFDRLVTETVKGVEKIVGFTTDFIPGGTLDDSKTRLFKLKYLYQLIETVDFLNLELGVVHGDVLSWNLLVDERTDNLLLFDFNSAFPLGEKPEISDVDLVVVAMFDVITRSLGDVFDGESPYEIDGVQLLAADLWEKDPEVNLDADVSEFLRVLKAWVERRKAAEEDPETEEVARNPVEWPELPDPPLVDCSGVMEPRESEMRQRLIMAGQPYIAWQRPSSHDLSLPENKGKVLLATGEFV, from the exons ATGACCTTCTTCGAGCATTGCGATCTAGACCAGCGGTTCACTTTGAGCAAGTCCAGCTGGACACCGAGAGGCCAATATGCCTTGGTTTTCGACTTTGACCAGCGGCGCGCTATCAAATTATACATGAACGAGGATAccagtgatgaggatgtcgtATTCAAAATCATGGCGAAATTTGTCGACAGTGGAGCCATACGATCGGATTCGGTCTGGATTCAGGTCAGCCCTGACGGCAATGAACTCATCGATCAAGGCTCCGAAGTCGAAGAGGATTATACCATGATTCCGTGCTATTGGACAAGGGACCAGTTCCCCCCGGCCCTACCCTCAATCCGCCGTTCCGACCTTGTTGAGCTGGACCGACTCGGACTTCAGGTCGACCGCGTAGCCTACGATATCCCCGAAGGTCATACGAAAGAGGCGACTTTCAAGTATCTTGTCTACGAAAACAACATTGGGGCCTTTTGGGAGGAAGTCAACTGCATCATTGGCATGCACGCTCGCGGTACTCACCCGAACATTGTGTCGTTTGATCGCCTCGTCACCGAGACAGTCAAGGGTGTTGAGAAGATCGTTGGTTTTACCACCGACTTCATACCTGGTGGCACTCTCGACGATTCCAAGACACGGCTATTCAAATTGAAATACTTGTACCAGCTGATAGAG ACAGTCGACTTCTTGAATCTTGAATTGGGAGTGGTCCATGGCGATGTCTTGTCATGGAACCTCCTCGTTGACGAGAGAACTGATAACCTTTTGCTCTTCGACTTCAACTCAGCGTTTCCTCTTGGCGAGAAGCCAGAAATCAGCGATGTTgacctcgtcgtcgttgccATGTTTGACGTTATCACACGGAGTCTCGGCGACGTATTCGACGGTGAGAGCCCGTATGAGATTGATGGAGTCCAACTTCTAGCTGCCGATCTCTGGGAAAAGGACCCAGAAGTGAATCTCGACGCCGATGTCTCCGAGTTTCTCCGGGTCCTCAAAGCATGGGTCGAACGCCGTAaagctgctgaggaggatcCGGAGACAGAAGAGGTGGCCCGAAACCCTGTTGAATGGCCGGAACTGCCCGACCCCCCATTGGTTGACTGTTCTGGTGTCATGGAACCGAGAGAGTCTGAGATGCGGCAGAGGTTGATTATGGCTGGCCAACCGTACATAGCATGGCAGCGCCCCTCCTCTCATGACTTGAGTTTACCAGAGAATAAAGGCAAAGTTCTCCTTGCGACTGGGGAATTTGTCTAA
- the ARF51F gene encoding ADP-ribosylation factor 6 (COG:U; EggNog:ENOG503NYP1) has product MGAAFSMSSLFGKLFGSKEVRILMLGLDAAGKTTILYKLKLNQTMTTIPTVGFNVETFTYKNIKFNMWDVGGQDKIRPLWRHYYSGTQGLVFVVDSSDHARIDEARTELHRIINDREMADCLLLVFANKQDVDGAMKPNEVTEKLQLAKLKDKLWFVQPAIAIDGEGLTEGFGWLSDNIKKMPKYGGK; this is encoded by the exons ATGGGCGCCGCCTTTTCCATGTCGAGCCTTTTTGGCAAACTGTTCGGGTCCAAGGAAGTGCGCATTCTCATGCTGGGTCTCGATGCCGCTGGCAAGACCACCATTCTCtacaagctcaagctcaaccagaccatgaccaccatccccacaGTCGGCTTCAACGTGGAGACCTTTACCTACAAAAACATCAAGTTCAACATGTGGGACGTTGGTGGCCAGGACAAGATTAGGCCTTTGTGGAGGCATTACTACAGCG GTACCCAGGGTCTGGTGTTCGTGGTAGACTCGTCAGATCACGCTCGTATCGACGAGGCGAGGACAGAACTCCATCGCATTATTAACGATCGTGAAATGGCGGATTGCTTGCTCCTGGTGTTTGCCAACAAGCAGGATGTTGACGGTG CCATGAAACCTAATGAAGTTACCGAGAAGCTCCAGCTCGCCAAACTCAAGGACAAGCTCTGGTTCGTGCAGCCTGCCATTGCCATCGATGGCGAGGGCTTGACCGAGGGCTTCGGCTGGTTATCGGATAATATCAAGAAGATGCCCAAGTATGGCGGGAAATGA
- a CDS encoding hypothetical protein (EggNog:ENOG502QRPA; COG:S), which yields MGPAGRRLQEPCLPAVFLFTNRALVDKRKFYELPLNTPRQVGDVEVYQAPHYSGPTHAHKILDPANNVCASKQEDWAAITHDGALLTSHFPGDNRRFKYGDIARLYRRDEAKHNERWTRTSRSNRKIRKTDAEKTKSGKTQEKKRPAGALKKDSGTKRTKTAPATAKQVKADIATARSHLLKKFTLWKSHSPPSKAASTPAKGTKGAAPVKGATPGKTATPGQTATPGKTPTPAPGKTPTSTPGKAPIPAPGKTPTSTPGKTPTPTPGKTPTPGKTATPNKTTLPSRPAARK from the exons ATGGGCCCAGCTGGAAGAAGATTGCAAGAGCCCTGCCTACCCGCCGTGTTCCTGTTTACTAACCGAGCTTTAGTTGACAAGCGCAAGTTTTACGAGCTTCCATTGAATACCCCTCGCCAAGTCGGCGACGTTGAG GTGTACCAAGCACCGCACTACTCTGGACCGACGCATGCTCACAAGATCCTGGACCCGGCCAACAATGTATGCGCCTCCAAGCAGGAAGACTGGGCAGCTATCACACATGACGGCGCGCTTCTCACTTCCCATTTCCCTGGTGACAACCGCAGATTCAAGTATGGCGATATTGCAAGACTCTACCGCCGGGACGAGGCGAAACATAATGAAAGAT GGACCCGAACTTCCCGATCCAATCGCAAGATTAGAAAGACGGATGCCGAGAAGACCAAGTCGGGCAAgacacaagaaaagaagaggccGGCCGGCGCACTGAAGAAGGATAGCGGTACCAAGAGGACCAAGACAGCGCCCGCAACTGCTAAACAAGTAAAGGCGGATATTGCCACAGCGCGAAGCCACCTGCTCAAGAAGTTTACTTTGTGGAAAAGCCACAGCCCTCCTAGTAAGGCGGCTTCTACTCCGGCAAAGGGCACGAAGGGCGCCGCCCCTGTTAAGGGTGCGACTCCCGGAAAGACTGCTACCCCTGGTCAAACTGCTACGCCCG GCAAGACTCCTACTCCTGCTCCCGGCAAGACTCCTACTTCTACTCCCGGAAAGGCTCCTATTCCTGCTCCCGGCAAGACTCCTACTTCTACTCCCG GCAAGACTCCTACTCCTACTCCCGGCAAAACTCCTACTCCCGGCAAGACTGCCACTCCCAACAAGACCACTTTGCCATCCAGACCGGCTGCGAGAAAGTAA
- a CDS encoding hypothetical protein (EggNog:ENOG503PC0D) yields MLGGGKTLAPPSGTRLRDRLSASFSSSPFSSPPPSVQITPSSTPVAGTSGSPSSNGANPQEEDAILFPKVYQDAWGAEDVSRSDIHRARIFLLRIVSMSGDTTAIDKLRAILADPSYNRTVPALAYAVQTLLYRNRHASFTVTPLLQAVRYMLLKARVPENPYTDRARAVLDFFFDPALQRNLDPLPPGELIRMLYPSGRLKVCIIGGGPTGLASAISLAERGRGKVEVHVWERRWIITPEGKVDYPATAKRRDQVVTLQDTVTNLLSSRSYEALFAGRPERVWPGSANIQIRKVEDRFLKHCQTEEFSGLIHLHAEGVTREELAAGKCGDFHVLLGTDGAASWVRKSYFDGYETERGKSYALGLAFDRGARNGLPWSQPLNMFLTLGQTRYLLNASDHDGRGYLNMQLTEEEWHKMVSVDGQPIHFGRPACLRRLDGSIPEGFDEGRVFAPSEDRNSPLWKAIEDGLKLFGFKESEVINVVRIPIVVQAVREGVHMLPLSDSSSVTRPHALVAVAGDAAMTVHFWPGRGLNSGIKAGIALGDEICHALRGGKFAGLELKAMKEYNDFIMKLQNREHDKRSIPILNLSGSPEMLGWLLDKARSVPDEVAIEWLVGAMVQIASRLEQRRDWHFPPEANIEPQIRIVLRQLHSQTLREMAVSFPWPTREMTGAEVLPIRSTKPMEKVAWLESVWKLLDRDSRKKDASRGTSPGPANLYENMRMNAQRSKSPMRGRDLSPQRSLSPPGEMGNMAAQMEGLSMNGGLGITNSSGNVQRSAGTLSRRSAVKERVLPSPVSSVSFNDRWRHPNLSQNLDVPCMGGTGDRYQSPARRSRSPGPIAVSPVSPDPAINLTRMLSVKRPPGSMFSDAMALALFRVDDDGRIQDVAAR; encoded by the exons atgttgggaggagggaagacTCTGGCCCCCCCAAGCGGTACCAGGTTGCGAGACCGCCTCAGCGCgagcttttcttcttcacccttctcatcaccacctccctctgtTCAAATCacaccttcttccaccccaGTAGCCGGAACGAGCGGTAGCCCCTCCAGCAACGGTGCAAATCCTCAAGAGGAAGACGCCATTCTGTTCCCCAAAGTGTACCAAGATGCCTGGGGAGCTGAAGATGTCTCCCGGTCGGATATCCACCGAGCCcgcatcttcctcctccgaaTCGTCTCAATGAGTGGCGACACTACCGCCATCGACAAGCTGAGAGCTATCCTTGCCGACCCTTCTTACAACAGGACCGTTCCCGCTCTCGCCTATGCCGTCCAGACTCTACTCTACCGCAACCGCCATGCGTCCTTTACCGTCACCCCGCTGCTCCAAGCCGTCCGGTACATGCTCCTCAAAGCTCGCGTGCCCGAGAACCCGTACACAGACCGTGCCCGAGCCGTGCTGGATTTCTTTTTCGACCCCGCCCTCCAGAGAAACCTCGACCCGCTGCCGCCCGGAGAGCTGATCAGGATGCTGTACCCTTCCGGTCGACTCAAGGTGTGCATCATCGGCGGCGGACCCACCGGCCTAGCATCCGCAATATCCCTCGCCGAGCGCGGCAGGGGCAAAGTCGAAGTCCACGTCTGGGAAAGGAGATGGATCATCACCCCCGAAGGAAAGGTTGACTACCCTGCCACGGCCAAGAGAAGAGACCAGGTCGTGACACTCCAGGACACCGTCACCAATCTTCTGTCGTCAAGGTCGTATGAGGCTCTGTTCGCGGGCAGGCCGGAAAGAGTCTGGCCAGGGAGCGCCAATATCCAAATCAGAAAGGTGGAGGATCGGTTTCTCAAGCATTGCCAAACGGAGGAGTTTTCCGGGTTGATTCACTTACATGCTGAGGGTGTGACTAGGGAGGAGCTGGCAGCTGGGAAGTGCGGTGATTTCCACGTGCTGTTGGGTACCGATGGCGCGGCGTCGTGGGTTAGAAAGAGTTATTTTGATGGGTACGAGAcagaaaggggaaagagTTATGCTCTAGGCTTGGCCTTTGACAGGGGCGCGAGAAATGGGCTTCCGTGGAGCCAACCCCTGAATATGTTTTTGACGTTGGGACAGACGAGGTATTTGCTCAACGCTAGCGATCATGACGGGAGAGGCTACCTCAACATGCAActgaccgaggaggagtggcACAAGATGGTCAGCGTCGACGGACAACCGATTCACTTTGGCCGTCCGGCTTGTCTGAGAAGACTTGATGGAAGCATCCCCGAGGGCTTCGATGAGGGCAGGGTGTTTGCCCCTTCAGAGGACCGAAACTCGCCGTTGTGGAAAGCGATTGAGGATGGACTCAAGCTGTTCGGGTTCAAGGAGAGCGAGGTGATCAACGTGGTGCGGATTCCCATCGTGGTCCAAGCGGTGAGAGAAGGCGTCCATATGTTGCCGCTGTCAGACTCGTCATCAGTCACAAGGCCTCACGCTCTTGTTGCTGTAGCAGGCGACGCAGCCATGACTGTGCACTTTTGGCCAGGTCGTGGGTTGAACAGCGGCATCAAGGCTGGTATCGCTCTTGGTGATGAAATTTGCCATGCGCTGAGAGGTGGCAAATTTGCAGGCTTGGAGCTGAAGGCCATGAAGGAGTACAACGACTTCATCATGAAACTCCAGAATCGGGAACACGACAAGCGAAGTATCCCTATCCTGAATCTGTCCGGTTCGCCCGAGATGTTGGGTTGGCTGTTGGACAAGGCCAGGTCTGTTCCTGACGAGGTTGCTATTGAGTG GTTGGTAGGAGCCATGGTACAGATTGCTAGCCGTCTTGAGCAACGTCGCGACTGGCACTTCCCTCCCGAGGCAAACATCGAACCACAGATCCGCATCGTTCTTCGGCAGCTTCACAGCCAGACCCTTCGTGAGATGGCTGTCAGTTTCCCCTGGCCGACTCGCGAAATGACAGGCGCCGAGGTTCTCCCCATTCGCTCGACTAAACCCATGGAGAAAGTCGCCTGGCTCGAAAGCGTTTGGAAGTTGCTGGACAGAGACAGTCGAAAGAAGGACGCCTCTCGAGGAACCTCCCCCGGACCGGCAAACTTGTACGAGAATATGAGGATGAACGCACAAAGATCGAAATCGCCAATGAGGGGAAGGGACCTCAGCCCACAGCGGTCACTGTCGCCCCCGGGTGAGATGGGGAATATGGCTGCCCAGATGGAAGGTCTGAGCATGAACGGCGGCCTTGGGATCACCAATTCCAGTGGTAACGTGCAGCGATCTGCAGGCACTTTGAGCAGGCGAAGTGCCGTGAAAGAGAGGGTGCTGCCATCGCCTGTCTCATCAGTGAGTTTTAATGACCGCTGGAGGCATCCAAATCTGTCCCAGAATCTGGATGTGCCTTGTATGGGTGGCACTGGAGACAGATATCAGTCTCCTGCTAGGCGTTCGAGGTCACCGGGCCCAATCGCTGTCAGCCCAGTATCACCAGATCCCGCCATCAACTTGACGAGAATGTTGAGCGTCAAGCGGCCTCCCGGGTCAATGTTTTCGGATGCTATGGCACTAGCGTTGTTTAgggtcgatgatgatggtcgTATTCAAGATGTTGCTGCTCGATAA